In one window of Brassica rapa cultivar Chiifu-401-42 chromosome A07, CAAS_Brap_v3.01, whole genome shotgun sequence DNA:
- the LOC103829760 gene encoding glutelin type-D 1, whose translation MELDLSPRLPKKVYGGDGGSYFAWCPEELPMLRDGNIGAAKLALEKYGLALPRYSDSSKVAYVLQGSGTAGIVLPEKEEKVIEIKKGDSIAIPFGVVTWWFNNEDTELVILFLGETHKGHKAGQFTEFYLTGSNGIFTGFSTEFVGRAWDLDETTVKKLVGSQTGNGIVKVDGSLKMPSPRKGDREGFVLNCLEAPLDVDIKDGGRVVVLNTKNLPLVGEVGFGADLVRIDGHSMCSPGFSCDSALQVTYIVGGSGRVQVVGADGKRVLETHVKAGALFIVPRFFVVSKIADSDGLSWFSIVTTPDPIFTHLAGKTSVWKALSPEVLQAAFKVAPEVKKAFRSKRTSDAIFFPPPN comes from the exons ATGGAGTTGGATCTTTCACCTAGACTACCGAAGAAAGTGTACGGAGGAGACGGAGGTTCATACTTTGCATGGTGCCCTGAAGAGCTACCCATGCTACGTGATGGCAACATTGGAGCCGCTAAGCTCGCTCTCGAGAAGTATGGCTTAGCTCTTCCTCGCTACTCTGATTCCTCCAAGGTCGCTTACGTTCTTCAAG GATCTGGAACAGCTGGAATTGTTCTCCCTGAAAAGGAGGAGAAAGTGATTGAAATCAAGAAAGGAGATTCCATAGCTATACCTTTCGGTGTAGTAACATGGTGGTTCAACAATGAAGACACTGAGCTAGTCATCCTCTTCCTTGGTGAGACTCACAAGGGTCACAAGGCAGGACAGTTCACCGAGTTTTACTTAACTGGTTCAAATGGAATCTTCACCGGTTTCTCAACCGAGTTTGTAGGCAGAGCATGGGATCTCGATGAGACCACAGTGAAGAAGCTTGTCGGGTCTCAGACAGGAAACGGGATCGTCAAAGTTGATGGGAGTTTGAAAATGCCTTCACCTAGAAAAGGTGACAGGGAAGGATTTGTGTTGAACTGCTTGGAGGCTCCTCTTGATGTTGATATCAAGGATGGAGGAAGAGTTGTCGTGTTGAACACAAAGAATCTTCCATTGGTTGGTGAAGTTGGTTTTGGTGCTGATCTTGTGAGGATCGATGGGCATTCCATGTGTTCTCCTGGATTCTCTTGTGACTCTGCTCTTCAAGTTACTTACATCGTTGGTGGTAGCGGTCGTGTTCAGGTGGTTGGAGCTGATGGGAAGAGAGTTCTTGAGACTCATGTGAAAGCTGGTGCTTTGTTCATTGTTCCTAGGTTCTTTGTTGTTTCCAAGATTGCTGATTCTGATGGCTTGTCTTGGTTCTCCATTGTGACCACTCCTGA TCCCATTTTCACTCACTTGGCGGGGAAGACATCTGTGTGGAAGGCATTGTCGCCGGAGGTTCTGCAGGCGGCATTTAAGGTTGCTCCGGAGGTGAAGAAGGCTTTCCGATCTAAGAGGACTTCTGATGCCATTTTCTTCCCTCCTCCCAACTAG
- the LOC103829759 gene encoding dirigent protein 10-like encodes MAGQNILSFLVIALFVTFAAAARFLDEEDTFPATTTPGSGPFPGPLPASGSNSAGTGSGSAGTGFGAGTGSVPSSGSGPTATSLGAGTGPVSSSGSGSLTTTGSGPLPIPGSVPGPLPVGGGPGSLPATGPGPLPAAGSATGPGVGTGQALGGGAGAGPALGGGGGIVGPDHTLVFFMHDILGGSNPTARAVTGVVANPALSGQLPFAKPNGANLPITNGVPSNNNNNGIVNNNNVPLLVGLGGTTANILQNNGNNGNNNLLNGLPVANGGQLPSGSALQMLMFGTMTVIDDELTEGHELGSGLLGKAQGYYVASAVDGTSQTMAFTAMFESGGYEDSISFFGVHRTAASESHLGVMGGTGKYVNARGFAIVKTFTGSSGTQQQQPHQFTDGLETVLQCTVYLSY; translated from the coding sequence ATGGCAGGTCAAAATATACTCTCTTTCTTGGTTATAGCTCTCTTTGTTACTTTCGCAGCTGCTGCTCGGTTTCTTGACGAAGAAGATACATTCCCAGCCACAACCACCCCAGGCTCAGGTCCCTTCCCTGGTCCTTTACCAGCGTCTGGCTCAAATTCTGCTGGAACTGGTTCAGGCTCTGCAGGAACCGGTTTCGGTGCAGGAACAGGATCAGTACCATCAAGTGGTTCAGGTCCTACTGCCACCAGTCTCGGTGCAGGTACAGGGCCAGTCTCATCAAGTGGTTCAGGTTCTTTGACTACTACTGGTTCTGGTCCTCTACCAATCCCTGGCTCTGTTCCTGGTCCTTTACCGGTTGGTGGTGGTCCAGGCTCCTTGCCTGCCACTGGTCCCGGTCCTTTACCAGCTGCTGGTTCAGCCACCGGTCCTGGTGTAGGTACCGGGCAAGCCCTTGGTGGTGGTGCAGGTGCTGGTCCAGCTcttggcggtggtggtggtatTGTAGGTCCTGACCACACATTAGTGTTCTTTATGCACGACATACTCGGCGGTTCGAACCCCACAGCGAGAGCCGTAACCGGAGTCGTCGCAAACCCGGCTTTGAGTGGTCAACTCCCATTCGCTAAACCCAATGGCGCAAACCTTCCCATAACCAACGGAGTTCCatctaacaacaacaacaacggaatcgtcaacaacaacaacgtcCCTCTTCTCGTTGGACTCGGCGGAACCACAGCCAACATTCTCCAAAACAACGGAAATAACGGAAACAACAACCTTTTAAACGGTCTGCCAGTGGCTAACGGCGGCCAGCTCCCGAGCGGTTCTGCTCTACAGATGCTTATGTTCGGAACGATGACTGTGATAGACGATGAACTAACTGAAGGGCATGAACTGGGGTCTGGTCTGCTCGGGAAAGCGCAGGGGTACTATGTGGCGAGTGCGGTCGATGGAACTAGCCAGACGATGGCGTTTACTGCCATGTTTGAGAGCGGTGGTTATGAAGATAGTATAAGCTTCTTTGGTGTTCATAGGACAGCGGCTTCGGAATCGCATTTAGGAGTTATGGGAGGTACCGGGAAGTATGTGAACGCCAGAGGGTTTGCGATTGTGAAGACGTTTACAGGATCTAGCGGGACGCAGCAGCAGCAGCCGCATCAGTTCACTGATGGACTTGAGACTGTTCTCCAGTGTACTGTTTATCTATCTTACTAG